A single genomic interval of Stieleria maiorica harbors:
- a CDS encoding SMP-30/gluconolactonase/LRE family protein, translated as MARTRVQLLLSILLTLVICVPASAWSADESKPEKLRIITHNVWYGFTKKTEPRYADWKRWMKAQSPDVVSLQELNTYTEERLRADAESWGHPYSVLLKEDGFPTGITSRYPIQDVKRIRQGFHHGLLRCRIQGIWFYVIHFHPSNFQRRIDEAALLKQDVDSLPEQNPKVVLAGDFNGFSPADQSQYDSDQQLVPFFRSLDQKSPGARNLNDGRIDYGGIQAILEQGYTDLIASRRSPHLPFVGTFPGALVSDQDHGTDRRLDYIFVSPSLRDQVESVAILRDPCTEMLSDHLPVTATIRLREPAGQASIFASKPELLQETGAGEGPAWHPKLGLLTSGEGNINRRTPAGEQSVWFRNAGSNGLQFDQQGNLVICQSAQRRLVRRSQDGSLQVLADQFRNTKFNTPNDLAIDAKGRIYFTDPRYGDRSSIEMRDDSGRQVEGVYRVDPDGGIARIITHEVDRPNGIAITSDGRFLYVADNNNNSRGGARKLWRFNLNPDGSVDTATQRLIHDWGSTRGPDGLKLDTAGRLYVAAGLNRPNLPYETADPPTAGIYVFSPAGELLEFVAIPRDETTNCAFGGADGKTLFVTAGGTLWSIRTTTPGQVF; from the coding sequence ATGGCCCGAACAAGAGTTCAATTGCTGCTTTCAATCCTGCTGACCCTTGTCATCTGCGTGCCCGCGTCCGCCTGGTCGGCTGACGAATCGAAGCCGGAAAAGCTGCGGATCATCACGCACAATGTGTGGTATGGGTTCACCAAAAAGACTGAACCGCGATATGCCGACTGGAAACGCTGGATGAAGGCTCAATCGCCCGATGTCGTTTCATTGCAGGAGTTGAACACCTACACCGAGGAAAGACTGCGAGCAGATGCGGAATCATGGGGGCATCCGTATTCCGTACTACTGAAGGAAGACGGGTTCCCCACCGGGATCACTTCCCGATATCCGATCCAGGATGTGAAACGAATTCGCCAAGGATTCCACCATGGTCTGCTTCGATGTCGCATTCAGGGCATCTGGTTTTATGTGATCCACTTTCATCCTTCCAATTTCCAGCGGCGGATCGATGAAGCCGCACTGTTGAAGCAGGATGTCGACTCACTCCCCGAACAGAATCCGAAAGTCGTCTTGGCCGGCGATTTCAACGGGTTCTCCCCAGCCGACCAGTCACAGTATGACTCAGATCAGCAACTGGTTCCGTTCTTCAGGAGCCTCGATCAGAAAAGCCCCGGAGCCCGCAATCTGAATGATGGAAGAATCGACTACGGCGGCATTCAGGCAATTCTGGAACAGGGATACACGGATCTGATCGCCTCGCGCAGATCTCCTCACCTACCTTTCGTCGGGACCTTTCCGGGCGCACTTGTAAGCGATCAGGATCATGGGACGGATCGCCGGTTGGATTACATCTTTGTCTCTCCATCGCTGCGTGATCAGGTGGAATCGGTCGCGATCCTGCGTGACCCCTGCACGGAAATGCTCTCGGATCATCTCCCTGTGACCGCAACGATCCGGCTTCGTGAACCCGCGGGTCAAGCATCCATATTCGCATCAAAGCCGGAACTGCTGCAGGAAACAGGAGCCGGTGAGGGGCCGGCGTGGCATCCGAAACTGGGACTGTTGACAAGCGGGGAAGGAAACATCAATCGGCGCACACCGGCGGGAGAGCAAAGCGTGTGGTTTCGCAACGCCGGATCCAACGGACTGCAATTTGACCAACAAGGCAACCTGGTGATCTGCCAGTCGGCTCAGCGACGTCTGGTGCGGCGGAGTCAGGATGGTTCGCTGCAAGTGCTGGCGGACCAATTCCGGAACACGAAATTCAACACCCCCAACGATCTGGCCATTGATGCAAAGGGACGGATTTATTTTACCGACCCGCGTTATGGTGATCGTTCCTCCATCGAGATGCGGGATGATTCCGGCCGCCAAGTGGAAGGCGTTTACCGAGTGGATCCTGACGGTGGGATTGCCCGCATCATCACGCATGAAGTTGACCGCCCCAACGGGATCGCAATCACGTCGGACGGTCGATTCCTGTATGTCGCAGACAACAATAACAACAGTCGTGGCGGGGCGCGCAAGCTGTGGCGATTCAACCTGAACCCCGATGGCAGCGTTGACACCGCGACACAGAGGCTGATTCATGACTGGGGATCAACGCGGGGTCCGGATGGCCTCAAGCTCGACACCGCAGGCAGGCTTTACGTTGCCGCCGGACTGAATCGTCCGAATCTGCCATACGAAACCGCAGATCCGCCTACCGCTGGGATTTACGTGTTTTCTCCTGCGGGCGAATTGCTGGAATTCGTGGCAATCCCCCGTGACGAAACCACCAATTGTGCCTTCGGAGGCGCCGACGGAAAAACGCTGTTCGTCACCGCGGGAGGAACGTTATGGAGTATCCGCACAACAACTCCCGGCCAGGTGTTCTGA